Proteins found in one Bremerella volcania genomic segment:
- a CDS encoding efflux RND transporter periplasmic adaptor subunit, with product MNDASPQATSTIVKVLQFLGTAMVCLTILGVSVAAIIVINQTEPKAQQIEATRKSAAIVETVSVEKGTYSPTIVVLGTVQAAQEITLSPRVNGQVISLSPKFVPGGMVKKDDFLLQIDPADFENTISVRESELQQAAASLEIERGRQSLAKKELALLEGTIDEANRALVLREPQVESIQAEVNAAKAAIERARLDLKRTSITAPFDAQILDRRVNVGSQVGPGDNLARLVGVDEYWIMASVPVRSLKWIQFPEQDGRSSLVTLRDPDTWPNGVERYASVSRMIGSLDQQTRLARVLIVVADPLAMKSDVPPLILDTLIETHIEGRPIENVVRLNREYVHNRDTVWVMKNGKLEIRETSVVFRDATYAYIDEGLDSGDEVVITTLATVAAGIGLKKVDASTTPLDEESTD from the coding sequence ATGAATGATGCCTCGCCGCAGGCAACCTCGACCATCGTGAAAGTCCTGCAATTCCTGGGCACGGCCATGGTGTGTCTGACGATCCTCGGCGTCTCGGTGGCTGCGATCATCGTGATCAACCAAACCGAACCGAAAGCGCAGCAGATTGAAGCGACGCGCAAGTCGGCCGCCATCGTCGAAACGGTGTCGGTCGAGAAGGGAACGTATTCGCCGACGATCGTCGTTCTGGGAACCGTTCAGGCCGCCCAAGAGATCACGCTCAGTCCTCGCGTCAATGGCCAGGTAATCTCCTTGTCTCCGAAGTTCGTCCCTGGGGGCATGGTCAAAAAGGATGACTTTCTCCTGCAGATTGATCCTGCCGATTTCGAGAACACCATCTCCGTTCGAGAGAGCGAACTACAGCAGGCCGCGGCTTCGCTCGAGATCGAGCGAGGGCGACAATCATTGGCCAAGAAGGAGCTGGCTCTGTTGGAGGGGACCATCGACGAGGCGAATCGAGCCCTCGTCTTGCGAGAGCCGCAGGTCGAATCGATTCAAGCCGAGGTCAATGCGGCCAAAGCAGCGATCGAGCGTGCCCGGCTCGACCTGAAACGCACAAGCATTACCGCTCCTTTCGACGCGCAAATCCTCGACCGCCGGGTCAATGTCGGCTCCCAGGTTGGCCCAGGAGACAATCTGGCTCGGCTCGTGGGAGTCGATGAATACTGGATCATGGCTTCGGTACCGGTCCGCAGCCTGAAATGGATACAATTTCCCGAACAAGACGGTCGAAGCTCGCTGGTCACGCTTCGCGATCCCGACACGTGGCCCAATGGAGTCGAACGCTATGCTTCGGTCTCGCGAATGATTGGCAGCCTGGATCAGCAAACGCGGCTCGCACGCGTGTTGATTGTGGTTGCGGACCCACTGGCTATGAAGTCGGATGTTCCTCCGCTGATTCTCGACACGTTGATCGAAACGCACATCGAGGGACGCCCGATCGAGAACGTCGTGCGTCTTAATCGTGAGTATGTTCATAACCGAGATACCGTCTGGGTGATGAAGAATGGCAAGCTGGAGATCCGCGAAACATCGGTCGTCTTTCGTGACGCCACCTACGCCTACATCGACGAAGGCCTCGACTCGGGCGACGAGGTCGTGATTACCACGCTCGCCACCGTAGCGGCGGGCATCGGTTTGAAAAAGGTGGATGCGTCGACGACGCCTCTTGATGAGGAGTCCACCGATTGA
- a CDS encoding efflux transporter outer membrane subunit: MTWLLLLVLQLSGSGCAGKESAVKLPTQSPPPFSESGQAPLRDFWWTTFDDQELDQQVDIALRGNFDLEGALQRILQAQAIARREASDLLPDVDGVALAESTVRTDSPNSARWVLGLDASYQVDLWGEIGSRVDAQWLRASATEADFNVVALTLSADVARTWFALIEANAQIELLDEQIQTNLTGLKLQEARFGLGQIRSADVLRQRQLVESTREQRVVVLSRIEVLEHLLAVLQGQPPQEASYSPGAQLPQLPPLPETGLPAELLNRRPDIRRDFLALWAADRDLASAVSAQYPRLNLAASFTTVAESPENLFREWVFSVAGQLIAPLIDGGQRRAEVDRNVATVRLRFTEFSQTVLIAYQEVENALVREQYQLQRIEKLETQAKLAHQASIQLREQYLIGETEYLDVLSSIQQEQSLQRNVLSARLELILNRIALYLALAGDFDPRQAYPLANIPLEYVDGVPIEIIEGAPPVIVEQLPEENDIDE; encoded by the coding sequence TTGACGTGGTTGCTGCTTTTGGTGCTGCAGCTTTCTGGGTCCGGCTGCGCGGGGAAAGAATCGGCCGTCAAGTTGCCGACCCAGTCGCCTCCCCCCTTTTCGGAAAGCGGCCAAGCCCCGCTGCGAGATTTCTGGTGGACCACCTTCGACGACCAGGAACTCGATCAACAGGTCGATATCGCCCTGCGAGGCAATTTTGACTTGGAAGGCGCACTTCAACGGATCCTTCAGGCTCAAGCCATTGCCCGCCGGGAAGCTTCCGATCTGCTTCCCGACGTCGACGGGGTGGCCTTGGCTGAAAGCACCGTGCGAACCGACTCGCCGAACTCGGCTCGGTGGGTGCTCGGGCTGGATGCTTCCTACCAGGTCGATCTATGGGGAGAAATCGGTTCGCGGGTCGATGCCCAGTGGCTGCGTGCTTCGGCAACCGAAGCCGACTTCAACGTGGTTGCATTGACGCTATCCGCCGACGTCGCACGAACGTGGTTCGCTTTGATTGAAGCGAATGCTCAAATCGAACTGCTCGACGAACAGATTCAGACAAATTTGACGGGACTGAAGTTGCAAGAGGCACGGTTCGGTCTCGGGCAGATTCGTAGCGCCGACGTCTTGCGGCAACGCCAATTGGTCGAGTCGACGCGCGAGCAGCGTGTAGTGGTCCTGTCACGGATTGAAGTGTTGGAGCATCTCCTAGCCGTGCTGCAGGGCCAACCGCCGCAAGAGGCGAGCTATTCGCCGGGGGCTCAATTGCCTCAGCTGCCACCATTGCCGGAAACCGGATTACCTGCTGAGCTTTTGAATCGCCGTCCTGACATTCGCCGCGACTTTCTCGCGCTGTGGGCGGCCGATCGTGATTTGGCTTCGGCCGTCAGTGCCCAGTATCCGCGATTGAATCTAGCCGCATCGTTCACTACCGTTGCCGAAAGCCCCGAGAACCTCTTTCGTGAATGGGTGTTTTCGGTGGCAGGGCAATTGATCGCCCCACTGATCGACGGCGGTCAGCGTCGTGCCGAAGTCGATCGTAACGTCGCCACCGTACGGCTCCGATTCACAGAGTTTTCCCAGACGGTGCTGATTGCCTATCAGGAAGTCGAAAACGCGCTGGTCCGCGAGCAGTATCAGCTGCAGCGGATCGAGAAGCTGGAGACTCAGGCCAAACTGGCGCACCAGGCTTCGATCCAACTTCGCGAACAGTACTTGATCGGCGAGACGGAGTACCTCGACGTTTTGAGTTCCATCCAACAGGAACAAAGCTTGCAGCGAAACGTTTTGTCCGCAAGACTAGAATTGATACTTAACCGCATTGCACTCTACCTGGCCCTGGCTGGTGATTTTGACCCTCGACAAGCCTATCCTCTGGCAAACATTCCCTTGGAATACGTAGACGGCGTTCCCATCGAAATCATTGAAGGCGCTCCGCCGGTAATCGTGGAGCAGTTGCCCGAGGAGAACGATATCGATGAATGA
- a CDS encoding glycoside hydrolase family protein yields MYTETQGSRKAIGDVDIVYYDGLYHLFHLVLPNHDFIAHAVSTNGIDWRRVNNALFIGDPGSWDDLMLWTMAVSPDPHQPGRWRMFYTGLSRREQGNIQRIGMAVSDDLFHWHKRPVNWRDERGPNDPPKVMQAREIARQQSTSCRHAMVDPESHLPLEASPEFYESRLDEGRCWVSFRDPYYFHEGDRGWLIMAARMKEGPIVRRGCVGVMEEIAPEKFEARPSLHHPGLYDDIEVPNLLKLDDEYYLIGSIREDAKIRYWHTDKIGNPWRSYYDNVLLAQGNYAGRICRDDKGWLLWNFFSLGGADRTARNIMPPPKRLQLTENGMLRTTTFEGLDKFIGERVDTRCIHQLQQGIGRQFCSIDGNNLDLGCEAGFQAYVFDGSIESAKFTAKIDLYGLGKCGVIFRVDPETQDGYYLSLDLLKGMAQLRAWHTGAPGSGEHMMQFQALQSGNWRSETPGEAEICLIAFGHYIEFSVNGRIILTLADSTFSAGLFGVYLESARMRLNDVDLRIMHSPEQTANHLVTG; encoded by the coding sequence ATGTATACGGAAACCCAAGGCAGTCGAAAGGCGATCGGCGACGTCGATATCGTCTATTACGATGGACTCTATCACCTGTTTCACCTGGTACTGCCGAATCACGACTTCATCGCGCACGCGGTCAGCACCAACGGCATCGACTGGCGGCGCGTGAATAATGCCCTGTTCATTGGCGATCCCGGCTCCTGGGATGATCTCATGCTGTGGACGATGGCCGTCTCGCCGGATCCACACCAGCCAGGGCGGTGGCGCATGTTCTACACCGGTCTCTCGCGGCGCGAACAAGGCAACATTCAACGCATCGGGATGGCGGTCAGTGACGATCTCTTCCATTGGCACAAACGGCCGGTTAATTGGAGGGATGAGCGGGGCCCCAACGATCCTCCCAAAGTCATGCAGGCCCGCGAAATTGCGCGGCAGCAGTCCACCAGCTGTCGTCATGCGATGGTCGATCCTGAGAGCCATCTTCCACTGGAAGCATCTCCGGAATTCTACGAGTCACGTCTCGACGAGGGACGCTGCTGGGTGAGCTTTCGCGATCCATATTACTTTCACGAAGGGGATCGTGGCTGGTTGATCATGGCGGCCCGCATGAAAGAGGGGCCAATCGTCCGCCGGGGCTGTGTGGGCGTGATGGAGGAGATTGCTCCCGAGAAATTCGAGGCCAGACCGTCGCTTCATCATCCTGGCCTGTACGATGATATCGAGGTCCCCAACCTGCTGAAGCTTGACGACGAGTACTACTTGATCGGCAGCATTCGTGAAGACGCGAAGATTCGGTATTGGCATACCGACAAGATCGGCAACCCGTGGCGCAGTTACTACGACAACGTCCTGCTCGCCCAGGGAAACTACGCCGGTCGTATTTGCCGCGATGACAAGGGATGGCTGCTGTGGAACTTCTTCTCGCTCGGGGGTGCCGATCGAACGGCTCGCAATATAATGCCTCCTCCGAAACGGCTACAACTCACTGAGAATGGCATGTTGCGCACGACCACCTTCGAAGGGCTCGACAAGTTCATCGGAGAACGAGTCGACACGCGCTGCATCCACCAACTACAGCAAGGGATCGGTCGGCAATTCTGCTCGATCGACGGCAACAACCTGGACCTGGGATGTGAGGCGGGATTCCAGGCCTACGTTTTCGATGGTTCGATCGAGTCAGCGAAGTTCACGGCCAAGATTGACCTGTATGGCCTTGGAAAGTGTGGGGTCATTTTCCGAGTCGATCCCGAGACGCAAGATGGATACTACCTATCGTTGGATTTGCTCAAAGGGATGGCTCAACTGAGGGCCTGGCACACCGGTGCTCCAGGCAGCGGCGAGCATATGATGCAGTTCCAGGCACTGCAAAGTGGTAACTGGCGAAGCGAAACCCCTGGTGAGGCGGAGATTTGCTTGATCGCGTTTGGTCATTACATCGAGTTTTCGGTGAATGGTCGAATCATCCTAACTCTTGCGGACTCCACGTTTTCCGCTGGACTGTTCGGGGTCTATCTGGAATCTGCCAGGATGCGGCTCAACGATGTCGACCTGCGAATCATGCACAGCCCCGAACAGACTGCCAATCATTTGGTAACCGGTTAA
- a CDS encoding glycosyltransferase family 4 protein produces MAIAAEAEQTENEREDTVVTHAPVAYIMSRFPKLTETFVLYEILAAQRAGVPVEVYPLRREKCKTMHKEAEPIVAKAHFTPWLSLAIIFVNLYYLLTKPITYLGTGLTLVRANLGSTRYLAGAILYFPKSVWMAKDMTRRGVTHIHAHFCSHPAATAYVIHQLTGIPYSFTAHGTDLHCDRHMLLEKVMDASSVIGISDYNRNLILEECGQQFASKVHVIHCGVDTAKFTPRTSPTSFDEGRGPMILLCIGTLHEVKGQTYLIQACARLRETSFDVQCHFIGDGADREILQTQCEQLGIKEHVVFWGPRTRDQIVEHLATADALVTPSVLTKSGQREGIPVVLMEGMASGVPCIGSNLSGIPELLGGECGLLPNPRDVDSIVENIKTLYHDPQLRRRLAENGRTRVEQEFDLVTNAEKLIGEFQLNSLAAS; encoded by the coding sequence ATGGCGATTGCAGCAGAAGCCGAACAGACCGAAAACGAACGCGAAGACACCGTCGTCACGCATGCGCCGGTAGCCTACATCATGTCACGCTTTCCGAAGCTGACAGAAACGTTCGTGCTGTACGAAATTTTAGCCGCTCAGCGCGCGGGGGTTCCGGTCGAGGTCTATCCTCTTCGCCGCGAAAAGTGCAAGACGATGCACAAAGAGGCCGAGCCGATCGTCGCCAAAGCCCACTTTACTCCCTGGTTGTCGCTGGCCATCATCTTTGTCAACCTGTACTACCTACTGACGAAGCCAATCACCTATCTGGGCACCGGGCTAACGCTGGTCCGGGCCAACCTGGGAAGCACTCGATACCTGGCTGGGGCCATTCTTTATTTCCCCAAATCGGTGTGGATGGCCAAGGATATGACGCGTCGCGGCGTCACGCATATCCACGCGCACTTTTGTAGTCACCCGGCTGCCACGGCCTATGTCATTCACCAGCTAACAGGGATTCCGTATAGCTTCACGGCCCATGGGACCGATCTTCATTGCGATCGCCATATGCTTCTGGAAAAGGTCATGGATGCCTCGTCCGTGATCGGCATCTCGGACTACAACCGGAATCTGATCCTGGAGGAATGCGGTCAGCAGTTCGCCTCGAAGGTGCACGTCATTCATTGCGGCGTCGATACGGCCAAGTTTACTCCGCGAACTTCACCAACCAGCTTCGATGAGGGACGCGGCCCGATGATTCTGCTTTGCATCGGGACGCTCCACGAAGTGAAAGGGCAGACCTACCTGATCCAGGCCTGCGCGAGACTACGAGAGACGTCGTTTGATGTTCAGTGCCACTTCATTGGCGACGGCGCTGATAGAGAAATATTGCAGACGCAGTGCGAACAGCTGGGAATCAAGGAGCACGTCGTGTTCTGGGGGCCGAGAACGCGCGACCAGATCGTCGAACACCTGGCTACCGCCGATGCACTGGTCACGCCGAGCGTTCTCACCAAGAGCGGACAGCGCGAAGGGATTCCAGTGGTGCTTATGGAGGGGATGGCCAGTGGGGTGCCGTGCATTGGCAGCAATCTGTCAGGAATTCCGGAGCTTCTCGGCGGCGAATGCGGCCTTCTCCCCAATCCGAGAGACGTCGACTCGATCGTCGAGAACATCAAGACGCTCTATCACGATCCTCAACTCCGACGACGACTCGCCGAAAACGGTCGAACTCGCGTCGAACAAGAGTTCGACCTCGTCACCAACGCCGAGAAGCTAATCGGTGAGTTTCAATTGAATTCGCTCGCCGCGTCTTAG
- a CDS encoding oligosaccharide flippase family protein: MSKSTTTPPTPNSGEIARGIRGSSLLFAGRCLSLGMNFAIQLAAVRYFSKDEFGVYSVALSAVAVTAVFAAFGMDKTALRVLPRYQSSGDLTKFSAAALLMAVATFLCSLLAIVVIYITWGAEHAYSSPSRSMDLMLVMIWMTPCIVLDCFVTSLFSVFGKPRAIFVRQHILGPLLRLVAVIVVVLAGGGVFAFAAGQLIASLIGVLIYATLVRSLIRERNDFVRVTWKDMKSTAREVFSYSLTLIFGDVGFLMRGAMVVLIIGLFHTPSEVAGFQAVFPAARLNDIVIATFSMLFMPSAGRLFSENAIDSLNHLFRKTTVWTTVLSFPLFLACFLMPEQLCVLLFGEQYADSASTLAILSLGFFINTIVGMNLRLIRVVSGLRTLILVDVISLAGAVGTNLLLVPSWGAIGGAWAILIGFVVQGIVCMVAVTMTVEVNPMAWRLIRAYSLAAILTGGLWVAASGALVNPLWIPVLLGAASVLFAWLCRDDLEVANVFPEVARVPYLGRLLSTEQTG; this comes from the coding sequence ATGAGTAAGAGCACGACAACACCCCCCACCCCAAATAGTGGGGAGATCGCCCGGGGCATTCGAGGGTCCTCGCTCCTCTTCGCTGGGCGGTGCCTATCGCTGGGCATGAACTTCGCGATTCAGCTTGCGGCCGTTCGGTACTTCTCCAAAGACGAGTTCGGCGTCTATTCCGTGGCGTTGTCCGCGGTGGCGGTCACCGCCGTCTTCGCTGCGTTTGGAATGGATAAGACGGCGCTGCGTGTGCTTCCTCGGTATCAGAGCAGCGGCGATCTTACGAAGTTCTCGGCTGCGGCGTTATTAATGGCGGTGGCCACGTTTCTGTGTTCCTTGTTGGCGATCGTGGTCATCTACATTACCTGGGGAGCAGAACACGCTTATTCGAGTCCGTCGCGATCGATGGACCTGATGCTGGTCATGATTTGGATGACGCCCTGCATCGTTCTCGATTGTTTCGTCACCTCGCTCTTCTCGGTGTTTGGCAAACCACGGGCCATCTTTGTCCGGCAGCATATCCTGGGCCCTCTGTTGCGGCTGGTGGCCGTCATCGTGGTTGTATTGGCAGGCGGAGGGGTTTTTGCCTTCGCGGCGGGTCAGCTGATTGCCTCGCTGATTGGCGTGCTTATCTACGCGACTTTGGTTCGCAGTTTGATTCGCGAGCGCAACGACTTCGTGCGTGTCACCTGGAAGGACATGAAATCGACCGCTCGCGAAGTCTTCAGCTACAGCCTCACGCTTATCTTCGGCGATGTTGGCTTTCTGATGCGTGGCGCGATGGTCGTGTTGATCATCGGCCTGTTTCACACGCCGTCCGAGGTCGCCGGGTTCCAGGCGGTATTTCCTGCCGCACGCCTGAACGACATCGTCATCGCGACGTTTTCGATGCTCTTCATGCCCAGCGCTGGGCGTTTGTTTTCCGAAAATGCGATCGATTCGTTGAATCACCTTTTCCGAAAAACGACCGTCTGGACCACGGTCCTTTCCTTTCCGCTCTTCCTGGCATGCTTCCTGATGCCGGAGCAACTTTGCGTGCTGCTGTTTGGCGAGCAGTATGCCGACTCCGCATCGACGTTGGCGATCCTTTCGTTGGGGTTCTTCATCAATACGATCGTCGGAATGAACTTACGACTCATCCGTGTGGTTAGTGGACTGCGAACACTGATCCTGGTCGACGTCATTAGCCTGGCCGGAGCAGTCGGTACGAACCTGCTTCTGGTTCCATCCTGGGGAGCCATCGGCGGTGCGTGGGCCATTCTGATCGGTTTCGTCGTGCAAGGGATTGTCTGCATGGTGGCAGTTACCATGACCGTGGAGGTGAACCCGATGGCTTGGCGATTGATCCGAGCCTACTCGCTGGCCGCGATTCTGACCGGAGGCCTGTGGGTCGCAGCGAGCGGTGCGCTGGTGAATCCACTTTGGATACCGGTGCTGCTTGGGGCGGCATCAGTCCTGTTTGCCTGGTTGTGTCGCGATGACCTGGAAGTGGCGAACGTTTTCCCCGAGGTTGCCCGAGTTCCCTATTTGGGACGTCTGCTAAGCACAGAACAAACTGGTTGA
- the wbaP gene encoding undecaprenyl-phosphate galactose phosphotransferase WbaP produces the protein MSIVASPKEQDFELRISRRSKSEFLQTLLTVVPMMVTDGVSIVVAMALAQVLVGTVFPEVHYAITRQLLPLLAIAIVTFTIGGAYRICGLHPSQELRRIALLDNTSLLLLLVANLLLSESSTSYELSLICLTLVLLNVIHPGVRLASRTLLSTQPWWGWSVVVVGHRDHAQRVMRHIEKNAELAMRPVRLLTSDEFQAVTTTPEKEQLARETVAKSHATIVVMAVEDSDPASYCSDIDFWSTQAKDVIIVPSDFQWPTLWTEARDIGGIMGLHARAKLLSHWRLLAKRLLDIGLIILFAPLLFPICLLIAALVRLNSRGPVFFGHKRIGRLGRTFMAWKFRSMIPNANEVLENYLKEHPELRAEWERDHKLKDDPRIIPGVGHIIRKFSLDELPQIWNVLRGDMSLVGPRPIVDSEIEKYCDVFPLYLKVTPGITGLWQVSGRNNTTYQERITLDAFYVRNWSPWLDLYILARTIKTVVLREGAY, from the coding sequence GTGTCGATCGTTGCCTCTCCCAAAGAACAGGATTTCGAACTTCGCATTTCGCGTCGAAGCAAGTCGGAATTCCTGCAGACTTTACTCACGGTCGTGCCCATGATGGTCACCGACGGGGTGAGCATCGTGGTCGCCATGGCGCTTGCGCAAGTACTGGTGGGTACAGTATTTCCGGAGGTGCACTACGCGATCACGCGACAACTTCTCCCCCTACTGGCCATCGCCATCGTCACGTTCACCATCGGAGGTGCCTATCGCATCTGCGGGCTACATCCCAGCCAAGAGTTGCGTCGAATCGCATTGCTGGACAACACGTCGCTTTTGCTGCTACTGGTGGCAAACCTTCTGCTTAGCGAGTCGAGTACTTCGTACGAACTCTCGTTGATCTGCCTGACTTTGGTCCTGCTCAACGTGATCCATCCAGGCGTTCGCCTAGCCAGCCGAACCCTACTAAGCACCCAGCCATGGTGGGGATGGTCGGTTGTCGTGGTGGGGCATCGCGATCACGCACAGCGGGTCATGCGACATATCGAGAAGAACGCGGAACTGGCCATGCGTCCTGTCCGCCTTCTGACTTCCGACGAATTTCAAGCCGTTACCACCACGCCTGAGAAAGAACAATTGGCCCGCGAAACCGTGGCCAAAAGTCACGCCACCATCGTTGTGATGGCCGTCGAAGATAGTGACCCCGCTTCTTACTGCAGCGATATCGACTTTTGGTCGACCCAGGCCAAGGACGTCATCATTGTTCCCTCTGACTTCCAGTGGCCGACGCTCTGGACCGAAGCCCGGGACATTGGCGGTATCATGGGTCTGCATGCCAGGGCGAAGCTGCTCTCTCATTGGCGACTTCTCGCGAAACGCCTTTTGGACATTGGGCTGATCATTCTGTTTGCGCCGCTGCTGTTCCCCATTTGTTTGCTGATCGCGGCTTTGGTCCGACTGAATTCCCGCGGCCCCGTCTTCTTCGGTCATAAACGCATTGGCCGCTTGGGAAGAACGTTCATGGCGTGGAAGTTCAGGAGTATGATTCCCAACGCGAACGAAGTACTCGAAAACTACCTGAAAGAACACCCCGAACTGCGTGCCGAGTGGGAACGTGACCACAAGCTGAAAGACGATCCCCGAATCATCCCTGGCGTGGGGCATATCATCCGCAAATTCAGCCTCGACGAACTTCCCCAGATCTGGAACGTGCTTCGCGGCGACATGAGTCTTGTCGGCCCGCGCCCCATTGTCGATTCCGAAATTGAGAAGTACTGCGACGTGTTCCCGCTCTATCTCAAGGTCACTCCTGGGATTACTGGCCTGTGGCAGGTATCCGGAAGAAACAATACAACCTATCAAGAGCGCATAACGCTCGACGCATTCTACGTGCGGAATTGGTCACCGTGGCTGGACTTATATATCTTAGCAAGGACAATAAAGACAGTAGTACTACGCGAAGGTGCTTATTAG
- a CDS encoding GNAT family N-acetyltransferase — protein MGAVSQLVPQRMISHVRPIVLKPAQLTFAQLSAWKVILANDPTLQSPFYQPEYTQAVGQVRADVHVAVIEQGDTPVAFFPFQRGASGLGLPVGGKLNDFQGIIGQIPESLSIPALLKECGLFSWAFDHLPDTQCDLLSTCNGGASSPYIDFSNGWKAYQEDRAQAHSSIIRETRRKQRKLARDVGDIRFVFQSDEDEVFDQLLDWKSAQRRSTKTFDVLQMDWARAVLENLRTIRTDQFSGCLSALYAGDRLIAAHFGLIANRVMHLWFPAYSVEFASYSPGVCLMLNMLEEADSRGIQRFDLGKGDERFKQRLSNGATIVCQGAVTSNAWANYCNSVYDMARKGVRQLPFRGLLRGSKRWLDSWLYR, from the coding sequence ATGGGCGCTGTCTCCCAACTGGTACCGCAACGAATGATCTCGCACGTGCGTCCCATCGTCCTGAAACCTGCCCAGCTGACGTTCGCTCAGTTATCGGCTTGGAAGGTCATCCTGGCGAACGATCCCACGCTCCAATCTCCGTTCTACCAACCTGAATACACGCAAGCGGTCGGACAGGTGCGCGCTGACGTGCATGTCGCTGTGATTGAACAAGGTGACACACCGGTCGCATTCTTTCCTTTTCAACGAGGAGCTTCCGGATTGGGACTACCGGTGGGGGGAAAACTAAATGACTTTCAAGGAATCATCGGCCAGATCCCTGAATCTCTGTCAATTCCAGCGCTTTTGAAGGAGTGCGGCCTGTTCAGCTGGGCGTTCGATCATCTGCCGGATACGCAGTGCGACCTGTTGTCGACGTGTAACGGCGGCGCATCTTCGCCGTACATCGATTTTTCAAACGGTTGGAAAGCCTACCAAGAAGACCGCGCTCAGGCCCACTCGTCCATCATTCGCGAAACCAGGCGAAAGCAACGCAAGCTTGCCCGCGACGTGGGAGACATTCGCTTTGTCTTTCAATCAGATGAAGATGAGGTCTTCGACCAATTACTTGATTGGAAGTCGGCCCAGCGCCGCAGTACAAAGACGTTCGACGTGTTGCAGATGGACTGGGCTCGAGCCGTGCTAGAGAATCTCCGCACAATTCGGACCGACCAATTCAGCGGCTGCCTGTCGGCGCTCTATGCGGGAGACCGCCTGATCGCGGCACATTTCGGACTCATTGCCAATCGCGTCATGCACCTGTGGTTCCCCGCTTACAGCGTCGAATTTGCCAGCTATTCGCCTGGTGTTTGTCTGATGTTGAATATGTTGGAAGAGGCAGACTCGAGAGGCATTCAACGTTTTGACCTGGGCAAAGGGGACGAACGTTTTAAGCAGCGACTCTCCAATGGTGCGACCATCGTTTGCCAAGGCGCCGTGACGTCGAACGCTTGGGCTAACTACTGCAATAGCGTCTATGACATGGCTCGCAAGGGTGTTCGTCAGCTGCCATTTCGAGGCCTGCTAAGAGGCTCGAAGCGTTGGCTCGACTCGTGGCTTTATCGATAG
- a CDS encoding glycosyltransferase family 2 protein, producing the protein MTLPCVTLWLALSVVIYAYVGFPVLLVVRGVLARPIRKSPSTPSLTLVIIAHNEQEVIAEKLQNAISLDYPREKLEILVGSDGSDDRTNEIVQGFEQHGVRLVACPRQGKISTLNETVAQAQGEILVFSDANSMYEAGSLKAIAACFSDPNVGGVAGDQVYTTDKGNAGSLGERIFWNFDRFLKRMQSRSGSVTSSTGAIHAVRRELFEPVPSGVCDDFLISTRVVAKGYRLVFEPGAIAYEEVAASDKAEFRRKSRIIARGIRGLWVMRTLLNPLAYGFYSFQLASHKLLRWSVIFLLPVILLLNLACVEQGFVYQLLLGLQLAFYFLALIGIMLRNTPIFRNKLAKIMAVPYFFCMANFSALSGWYQFLTGRRVDIWNSNRVA; encoded by the coding sequence ATGACCCTTCCGTGCGTTACGTTATGGCTGGCACTGTCAGTGGTAATCTATGCCTATGTTGGCTTTCCTGTTCTTCTTGTGGTTCGGGGAGTATTGGCACGTCCGATTCGAAAATCGCCTTCCACTCCCAGCCTTACTTTGGTGATCATTGCGCACAACGAACAGGAAGTAATTGCGGAAAAACTGCAAAACGCAATCTCATTGGACTACCCGCGTGAAAAGCTTGAAATCCTTGTTGGTTCAGACGGTTCCGACGATCGCACTAACGAAATCGTTCAAGGGTTCGAGCAGCACGGCGTGCGCCTTGTCGCATGTCCGCGGCAAGGAAAGATCAGCACGCTGAACGAAACCGTCGCCCAGGCCCAAGGGGAAATTCTTGTATTTTCCGACGCCAACAGCATGTACGAAGCAGGCTCCTTGAAAGCGATCGCCGCGTGCTTTTCCGACCCTAATGTGGGTGGTGTCGCTGGGGACCAGGTATACACCACCGACAAAGGAAACGCAGGTAGTCTCGGCGAGCGAATTTTTTGGAATTTCGACCGATTTCTGAAGAGAATGCAATCACGATCAGGGAGCGTGACCTCTTCGACGGGTGCCATTCATGCGGTTCGTCGTGAATTATTCGAACCGGTTCCATCCGGTGTGTGCGACGACTTCCTGATTTCAACGCGAGTGGTCGCTAAGGGATACCGCCTGGTTTTCGAGCCGGGCGCGATTGCCTACGAGGAAGTCGCGGCTTCCGACAAAGCGGAATTTCGTCGAAAGTCCCGTATCATTGCTCGTGGAATTCGTGGGCTTTGGGTGATGCGGACTCTTTTGAATCCGTTGGCCTATGGGTTCTATTCGTTCCAACTGGCATCGCACAAACTGCTTCGCTGGAGCGTGATCTTTTTGCTGCCCGTGATCCTGCTGTTAAACCTGGCGTGCGTCGAACAAGGCTTCGTTTATCAGCTGCTATTGGGCCTGCAACTGGCATTTTACTTCCTTGCCCTGATTGGAATCATGCTGAGAAATACGCCAATCTTCCGCAATAAGCTGGCGAAGATTATGGCGGTTCCTTACTTCTTCTGCATGGCCAACTTCTCCGCACTGAGCGGCTGGTACCAGTTCCTGACCGGACGACGCGTCGACATCTGGAACTCGAACCGAGTTGCTTAA